From the Calditrichota bacterium genome, one window contains:
- a CDS encoding patatin-like phospholipase family protein, producing MKVDFKKWFLGSILLLLFFSRSSDAQLQRTAPEKQTYSLALVLSGGAALGYAHLGVLKVLEENGVQPDLIVGTSMGAIIGGHVAAGVPLPALIRQASSITIFKLMDWSFLGLGFFSWEKTEKLFRANLDHKTFAELKIPFAAVATDLYTGEKVVLDSGDVVTAMLASASVPGIYTPVKIDGHTLVDGGLVENLPVPTAKALGARYVIAVDVHHPLLKENIRTPFDVIRQAIYISQDAQTRDKMSGADVLIRPDLQGLSYTKFSAVDKGIEVGARAAREKLPEIEALLRKIQSGTSDEKGKE from the coding sequence ATGAAAGTTGATTTTAAAAAATGGTTTTTGGGGTCAATTTTACTGCTCCTTTTTTTCAGCCGGAGCTCTGACGCTCAGCTTCAGAGGACGGCTCCTGAAAAACAAACCTACTCGCTGGCACTGGTGCTCAGCGGCGGGGCTGCTCTTGGCTATGCCCACCTCGGTGTATTAAAGGTGCTGGAAGAAAACGGCGTCCAGCCGGATCTCATTGTGGGTACGTCCATGGGTGCCATTATTGGGGGGCACGTGGCGGCCGGTGTTCCGCTTCCCGCTTTAATCCGGCAGGCTTCGTCCATTACGATTTTTAAGCTGATGGACTGGTCATTTCTTGGCCTGGGATTTTTCAGTTGGGAAAAAACGGAGAAACTTTTTCGGGCTAATCTGGATCACAAGACGTTTGCCGAACTGAAAATTCCATTTGCAGCTGTGGCAACCGATTTATACACAGGGGAAAAGGTTGTGCTGGATTCCGGAGACGTTGTAACGGCTATGCTGGCCAGTGCGTCGGTGCCCGGAATCTACACACCGGTCAAAATCGACGGGCATACGCTGGTGGATGGCGGTCTCGTTGAAAACCTGCCGGTACCCACAGCCAAGGCGCTGGGTGCCAGATACGTCATTGCCGTGGATGTGCATCACCCGCTTTTGAAGGAAAATATTCGCACGCCTTTTGATGTGATCCGGCAGGCTATTTACATTTCGCAGGACGCTCAAACCCGCGACAAGATGAGCGGAGCGGATGTCCTGATTCGGCCCGATTTACAGGGGTTAAGCTACACCAAATTTAGCGCCGTGGATAAGGGAATTGAGGTAGGCGCCCGGGCCGCCCGAGAAAAATTGCCGGAAATTGAAGCGCTCCTTCGAAAAATACAATCCGGGACATCTGATGAAAAAGGGAAAGAATAA
- a CDS encoding SDR family oxidoreductase, translated as MENKISKRNVLITGASSGIGLELAAVFAENGFNLILVARREEKLRAAAERFQSAYGIEVTLLVKDLFRSEAVQEMAEELRAWNISVDILVNNAGLGALGPFYKMDPEKIVEMIQVNVTALTRLTRQFLPDMLERGYGKILNVSSTAAFQPGPLMAVYYATKAFVLNFSEAISHELKGTPVTVTALCPGPTASEFQKKAGMKNALVGRVGLMSSQRVAEIGYRGLMKGKRVVIPGFPNRLGAWFAKHAPRPWVMTFIRWIQENRDSAE; from the coding sequence GTGGAAAATAAAATCTCCAAAAGAAATGTACTGATTACAGGGGCTTCCAGCGGAATTGGGCTTGAACTGGCAGCGGTGTTTGCAGAGAATGGCTTTAATTTAATTCTGGTTGCCAGGCGTGAAGAAAAATTGAGGGCCGCGGCAGAGCGGTTTCAATCTGCATATGGAATTGAGGTCACGCTTCTTGTAAAGGATTTATTCCGCAGCGAGGCAGTTCAGGAAATGGCTGAGGAGCTTCGGGCCTGGAATATTTCGGTGGACATTCTGGTGAATAATGCGGGATTGGGAGCACTTGGGCCCTTTTACAAAATGGATCCGGAAAAGATAGTTGAAATGATTCAGGTCAATGTGACGGCACTGACACGCCTGACGCGCCAGTTTTTGCCCGATATGCTGGAACGAGGGTACGGAAAAATTCTGAATGTATCTTCAACGGCTGCCTTTCAGCCAGGCCCCCTGATGGCCGTGTATTACGCCACAAAGGCGTTTGTTTTGAATTTTTCGGAGGCCATTTCACACGAGCTTAAAGGGACGCCTGTTACGGTGACGGCGCTGTGCCCCGGTCCAACGGCTTCTGAATTTCAGAAAAAAGCGGGGATGAAAAATGCGCTGGTAGGCCGGGTGGGGCTAATGTCGTCACAAAGGGTGGCTGAAATCGGTTACCGGGGGCTAATGAAGGGGAAACGGGTGGTCATTCCCGGGTTTCCAAATCGACTGGGCGCCTGGTTTGCAAAGCACGCTCCCCGGCCGTGGGTCATGACATTTATTCGCTGGATTCAGGAAAACCGCGATTCAGCTGAATAA
- a CDS encoding sigma-54-dependent Fis family transcriptional regulator, which yields MRILLVEDEKLKRISLTDALERKNFEVIPCENPIDALAVLEEEAAIDVIVTDLKMPKMNGIDFIKKVREFDKEIPIIVVTAYATVETAVDAMKLGAYDYITKPFTTDELILVLDRLRDYQEIVRENIYLKAKIRSRYRFENIIGRSKPMQEIYRIIQTIADSDATVLIQGESGTGKELIANAIHFNSNRRNKPLVCVSCAALTESLFESEIFGHERGAFTGAVKEKKGRFELADGGTIFLDDVDDIPLSSQVKLLRVLQEKAFERVGGTKSISVDIRVVAATKVNLLEKVKQNEFREDLYYRLNVVPILLPPLRERKEDIPLLIDHFMSKYQTKSPVRKFSNDAMKVILSYDWPGNVRELENIVERICTLTTHEIVELEDLPDFLLVPSKTTFNWRGFYGHHPQLDFAELIRSYEKELLIWALNKAGGNRSKASQLLQLKRTTLQDKLKKYGLQEK from the coding sequence ATGCGAATTTTATTGGTAGAAGATGAAAAACTCAAGCGCATTTCACTGACGGATGCTCTTGAGAGAAAAAATTTTGAGGTCATTCCCTGCGAAAACCCGATTGATGCGCTTGCTGTATTGGAAGAAGAAGCAGCCATAGACGTTATTGTCACGGACTTAAAAATGCCAAAAATGAATGGCATCGATTTCATTAAAAAAGTTCGTGAATTTGATAAAGAAATCCCTATTATTGTTGTAACCGCCTATGCCACGGTAGAAACGGCCGTGGATGCCATGAAATTGGGGGCCTACGATTACATCACCAAACCCTTTACAACCGATGAACTGATTCTTGTTCTGGATCGTCTCAGGGATTATCAGGAAATTGTGCGGGAGAACATTTATCTAAAAGCGAAAATACGAAGCCGTTACCGCTTTGAAAACATTATTGGCCGCTCCAAACCCATGCAGGAAATTTATCGTATTATTCAAACCATAGCCGATTCGGATGCCACGGTCCTCATTCAGGGGGAGAGCGGTACGGGAAAAGAGCTTATTGCCAATGCGATCCATTTTAACAGCAACCGGCGAAACAAACCCCTTGTTTGTGTCAGTTGTGCCGCTCTAACGGAGAGCCTTTTTGAGAGTGAGATTTTTGGCCACGAAAGAGGGGCATTCACAGGAGCAGTAAAAGAGAAAAAAGGCCGTTTCGAACTGGCCGACGGAGGAACGATCTTTCTGGATGATGTGGACGATATTCCCCTGTCGTCGCAGGTAAAACTGTTGCGAGTTCTTCAGGAAAAAGCGTTTGAGCGGGTGGGGGGTACAAAAAGCATTTCTGTGGATATTCGTGTGGTGGCCGCGACAAAGGTTAATCTTCTTGAAAAAGTCAAGCAGAATGAATTCAGGGAGGATTTGTACTACCGCCTGAATGTTGTTCCCATTTTGTTGCCGCCGCTCCGGGAGAGAAAGGAAGATATTCCCCTGTTGATTGACCACTTCATGAGCAAATATCAAACAAAATCTCCCGTACGAAAATTTTCAAATGACGCCATGAAAGTCATTCTTTCGTACGACTGGCCCGGGAATGTGCGGGAGTTGGAAAACATCGTAGAGCGCATTTGTACACTTACCACGCATGAAATCGTTGAATTGGAGGATCTCCCGGATTTTCTTCTGGTTCCTTCAAAAACAACATTTAACTGGCGGGGATTTTATGGTCATCACCCTCAACTGGATTTTGCGGAACTGATTCGATCCTATGAAAAGGAGCTGCTGATTTGGGCACTTAACAAGGCCGGTGGAAATCGCAGCAAAGCGTCTCAATTATTGCAGTTAAAGCGTACAACTCTTCAGGATAAATTGAAGAAATATGGCCTTCAGGAGAAATAA
- a CDS encoding molybdenum cofactor guanylyltransferase, with translation MAFRRNNNTAIVLAGGSSTRMGRPKALLNFGGISLIERVVHQLRPVTEDIRIITNTPELYTFLNLPMHADFIPDSGPLAGIFTGLAITRSEPVIVMACDTPFITTEYFFFLLDQWSDKISCLIPKIGRFYEPLAGLYSHRAMPVIEELLKSGNRKIESLFDRVPTKTLSKRDLAQFGDLRKFFWNINDPEGYEEALKQL, from the coding sequence ATGGCCTTCAGGAGAAATAACAACACTGCCATCGTACTGGCGGGCGGAAGCAGCACCCGAATGGGCCGGCCAAAGGCTTTGCTTAATTTTGGCGGAATTTCGCTGATTGAGAGAGTGGTTCATCAATTGCGCCCGGTAACCGAGGATATTCGGATTATTACAAATACGCCCGAATTGTACACATTTCTCAATTTACCCATGCACGCTGATTTTATTCCCGATAGCGGGCCCCTGGCCGGTATTTTTACCGGACTGGCGATCACACGAAGCGAACCGGTTATTGTGATGGCTTGCGATACCCCCTTTATTACAACAGAGTATTTTTTCTTTTTACTGGACCAGTGGTCAGACAAGATAAGCTGTCTGATTCCCAAAATAGGCCGTTTTTATGAGCCGTTGGCGGGACTCTATTCCCATCGAGCCATGCCGGTGATCGAAGAATTATTAAAAAGCGGAAACCGGAAAATTGAGTCCCTTTTTGACCGGGTTCCCACAAAAACGCTGAGCAAAAGAGATCTGGCTCAATTTGGGGATCTCCGTAAATTTTTCTGGAATATCAATGATCCCGAAGGGTATGAAGAGGCGCTCAAACAGTTGTGA